A window from Mus caroli chromosome 2, CAROLI_EIJ_v1.1, whole genome shotgun sequence encodes these proteins:
- the LOC110289929 gene encoding olfactory receptor 8J3: MAPRNLSHVTEFILVGVSDLPELQVPLFFVFLVIYLLTAAGNLGIITLTTVDSRLQTPMYFFLRHLAVINFGNSTVIAPKMLVNFLVSKKTTLYYECATQLGGFLVFIVAEIFMLAVMAYDRYVAICNPLLYMVVVSRRVCLLLVSLTYFYGFCTAIVVSSCVFSVSYCSSKKINHFYCDNVPLLALSCSDTYLPETVVFISAATNLFFSMTIVLVSYFNIVLSILRIRSAEGRKKAFSTCASHMMAVTVFYGTLLFMYLQPQTNHSLDTDKMASVFYTLVIPMLNPMIYSLRNKDVKAALKRFMTNPCDSFKSL; encoded by the coding sequence ATGGCTCCTAGAAATTTATCTCATGTCACTGAGTTCATTCTTGTCGGTGTTTCAGACCTTCCAGAACTGCAGGTTccacttttctttgtcttcctagTCATCTACCTTCTGACAGCAGCAGGGAACCTGGGCATCATCACCCTGACCACCGTGGACTCACGCCTGCAaactcccatgtacttcttcctcagacACCTGGCAGTCATCAACTTTGGCAACTCCACTGTCATTGCTCCTAAAATGCTGGTCAACTTCTTAGTCAGTAAGAAAACCACCTTATACTACGAATGTGCCACGCAGCTGGGAGGATTCCTGGTTTTCATTGTAGCAGAGATCTTCATGCTCGCTGTgatggcctatgatcgctatgtggccatctgcaaccCACTGCTCTACATGGTGGTGGTGTCTCGACGGGTCTGTCTTCTGTTGGTGTCTCTCACATACTTCTATGGCTTTTGCACAGCCATTGTTGTTTCatcctgtgtgttttctgtgtcttATTGCTCCTCcaaaaaaataaaccatttttacTGTGATAATGTCCCTCTCTTGGCACTTTCCTGTTCTGACACCTACCTTCCAGAAACTGTAGTCTTTATATCTGCAGCTACAAACCTGTTCTTTTCCATGACTATAGTGTTGGTATCTTATTTCAACATTGTGTTGTCTATCCTAAGGATCCGttcagcagaaggaaggaaaaaagcctTTTCCACCTGTGCTTCACATATGATGGCTGTCACAGTTTTCTATGGGACTCTGTTGTTTATGTATTTGCAACCTCAAACTAACCACTCACTAGATACTGATAAGATGGCCTCTGTGTTTTACACCTTGGTCATCCCAATGCTGAACCCCAtgatctacagcctgaggaacaagGATGTGAAGGCTGCTTTAAAGAGATTCATGACAAATCCATGTGATTCTTTTAAATCACTGTAA